In Hemiscyllium ocellatum isolate sHemOce1 chromosome 2, sHemOce1.pat.X.cur, whole genome shotgun sequence, a single window of DNA contains:
- the LOC132826655 gene encoding beta-1,3-galactosyltransferase 5-like, translated as MQAFVTLCVKAMKSKIYFKVLVLASLLVSAFLVLSLHVTYRLTEDTGRSDLRALLKQVKSKDDEDKMVDQRSGINFETLHSRQHEPPSCRKGQVLLILVTSAQPNINRRNTIRNTWALGWEDSAFPWQVVFLVGQAAGEGAANLIRSEQEVFQDLLVGNYLDTYRNLTLKVMHGLKWAVSTCQPLYILKTDDDCFVNTDRLPRFLVQDNPIRTGLYAGSLFAPEKREVIRDPWSKWYVSWQDYGKERYPPYVSGVGYVLSLDAAAAILRVAAWVHPIPVEDAYVGILAEAAGIPALSSSRFTKHNVNWRVCNYRYLMVIHHLSTQDQRLAHSNMVQARTACSGNPTITRWS; from the coding sequence ATGCAGGCATTTGTAACTCTTTGTGTTAAAGCAATGAAGTCAAAAATCTACTTTAAAGTTCTTGTGCTTGCGTCCCTCCTGGTGTCTGCTTTTCTGGTGCTAAGTTTACATGTGACCTATAGGCTGACTGAGGACACTGGTAGATCAGATCTCCGGGCTCTGCTCAAACAAGTGAAGAGCAAGGATGACGAAGACAAGATGGTGGACCAGAGGTCTGGGATCAACTTTGAGACTCTGCACAGTCGGCAACATGAACCACCTTCTTGCCGGAAGGGGCAGGTCCTCTTGATCCTGGTGACATCTGCCCAGCCCAACATTAACCGTAGGAACACTATTCGCAACACATGGGCGCTGGGCTGGGAGGACAGTGCCTTCCCTTGGCAAGTGGTCTTCTTGGTTGGCCAGGCCGCAGGAGAAGGGGCAGCCAACCTAATCCGATCGGAGCAGGAAGTGTTCCAGGACCTGTTGGTGGGAAACTACCTGGACACTTACAGAAACTTAACACTAAAAGTCATGCACGGGTTAAAATGGGCAGTGAGCACTTGCCAGCCTTTGTACATCCTCAAAACCGATGACGACTGCTTCGTAAACACGGACAGGCTGCCTCGCTTTCTAGTTCAGGACAACCCGATTCGGACTGGACTTTATGCCGGCTCCCTGTTTGCACCCGAGAAGCGGGAGGTCATCCGAGATCCTTGGAGCAAATGGTATGTGTCATGGCAGGACTATGGGAAAGAGCGGTACCCTCCCTACGTGAGTGGGGTGGGCTACGTGCTCTCCCTGGATGCAGCTGCTGCAATCCTGAGGGTAGCAGCCTGGGTCCACCCCATTCCTGTCGAGGATGCGTACGTCGGGATCCTGGCGGAAGCGGCTGGTATCCCTGCGCTGTCAAGCAGCCGCTTCACCAAGCACAACGTGAACTGGAGAGTGTGCAACTACAGGTACCTGATGGTCATTCATCACCTCAGCACACAGGACCAACGCCtagcccacagcaacatggtccAGGCCCGCACAGCGTGTTCTGGTAATCCCACTATCACCAGATGGAGCTGA